The Pseudarthrobacter sulfonivorans genome includes a window with the following:
- a CDS encoding SDR family NAD(P)-dependent oxidoreductase, whose protein sequence is MEFEGIRAIVTGGASGIGAATTAHLTRRGAKVAVLDLNPEAASEAALSIRCDVADDASVRAAVERVAREFGGIDVVVNNAGIGAQGTVADNDDAEWQRVLDVNVIGAVRVSRAALPHLRQSPAAAIVNTSSIAATAGLPARALYAATKGAIRALTLSMAADHVREGIRVNCVNPGTADTPWINRLLSQADDPVAERAALEARQPHGRLVTPEEVAAAVAYLASPLAGSTTGTELAVDGGMQAVRLRPVE, encoded by the coding sequence ATGGAGTTTGAAGGCATCCGTGCCATCGTCACCGGCGGGGCTTCCGGCATCGGAGCGGCCACAACGGCGCATCTGACCCGGCGCGGGGCGAAGGTGGCGGTGCTGGATCTGAATCCCGAGGCAGCGTCCGAAGCGGCGCTGTCGATCCGATGCGACGTGGCCGATGACGCTTCGGTGCGTGCCGCCGTCGAACGCGTTGCCCGGGAATTCGGGGGGATCGACGTCGTGGTCAACAACGCAGGCATTGGAGCCCAGGGAACCGTTGCGGACAATGACGACGCCGAGTGGCAGCGCGTTCTGGACGTCAACGTGATCGGCGCGGTGCGGGTGAGCCGTGCCGCCTTGCCCCATCTCCGGCAGTCCCCCGCGGCCGCGATCGTCAACACGTCCTCCATCGCCGCCACGGCCGGGCTGCCCGCCCGCGCACTCTACGCGGCCACCAAGGGTGCCATCCGGGCGCTGACGCTCAGCATGGCGGCCGATCACGTCCGTGAAGGCATCCGGGTCAACTGCGTCAATCCGGGCACGGCTGACACGCCCTGGATCAACCGGCTGCTGAGCCAGGCGGATGATCCGGTCGCGGAACGCGCGGCGCTGGAGGCGCGGCAGCCGCACGGCCGGCTGGTGACGCCGGAGGAGGTTGCAGCGGCGGTGGCGTATCTGGCCAGTCCGCTGGCCGGTTCGACGACGGGAACTGAACTGGCGGTCGACGGCGGCATGCAGGCCGTGCGTCTGCGTCCCGTCGAGTAA
- a CDS encoding NYN domain-containing protein, which yields MNEALSPSRRPGIRAAMFVDFDNVFTGLQALDPLAAKRFAEDPKHWADALSTGGSGEDTRRFLIRNCYLNPVVYSKYRTYWTRAGFRVIDCPSLTQRGKSSTDINLVLDAMDALSGNVGIEEFFIASADADFTSLIQRFRAADRMTTVIAAGAVAFAYREMADHVVESHDFVAILNGSMVEPVRAVAAGKQQTVPAAAKAKAKSASPAIREVLEFVRAAPGPVNGAMVAHRALTAEPSLKTDWGGWGKFGTWVSQIGQGVEYSPAQGGWVWDAKRFSGEDLPAPADLQPGIEEQVTRVTDVPALSAAQFRQMFQSMEARLREHPLNRTELSRQVRDDCVNADQPVSRNAVSFVLQGLAYVNFPLTDEATAEGLAAAWTANVEELCRVALLEFDAAEKLAVRRWASGGLLDA from the coding sequence ATGAATGAGGCCCTCTCCCCCTCCCGCAGGCCAGGCATCCGAGCTGCGATGTTTGTTGATTTCGACAACGTATTCACCGGCCTGCAGGCACTGGATCCGTTGGCGGCGAAGCGCTTTGCCGAAGACCCGAAGCACTGGGCTGACGCGTTGTCAACAGGCGGTTCCGGGGAGGACACCCGCAGGTTCCTGATCCGCAACTGCTACCTGAATCCGGTGGTGTACTCCAAGTACCGGACATACTGGACCCGCGCCGGTTTCCGCGTGATCGACTGTCCGTCGCTGACGCAGCGGGGCAAGAGCAGCACGGACATCAATCTGGTGCTTGACGCCATGGACGCGCTGTCCGGCAACGTTGGCATCGAAGAGTTCTTCATCGCCTCGGCCGATGCCGATTTCACGTCCCTGATCCAGCGGTTCCGGGCCGCTGACCGGATGACCACAGTCATCGCGGCCGGCGCCGTGGCCTTCGCGTACCGGGAGATGGCGGACCATGTGGTGGAATCCCACGACTTCGTCGCCATCCTCAACGGCTCAATGGTGGAGCCGGTTCGTGCGGTGGCGGCCGGGAAGCAGCAGACTGTCCCCGCCGCAGCGAAGGCGAAGGCCAAGTCCGCCTCGCCCGCCATCCGTGAGGTCCTTGAGTTTGTCCGCGCCGCTCCGGGACCGGTAAACGGCGCGATGGTGGCCCACCGGGCACTCACGGCAGAGCCATCCCTGAAGACGGACTGGGGCGGCTGGGGAAAGTTTGGGACGTGGGTGTCCCAGATCGGCCAGGGCGTCGAATATTCCCCGGCACAAGGTGGCTGGGTCTGGGACGCGAAGCGCTTCTCGGGCGAGGACCTACCTGCGCCCGCGGACCTGCAGCCGGGCATCGAGGAACAGGTCACCAGGGTGACGGACGTGCCGGCCCTTTCCGCAGCACAGTTCCGCCAGATGTTCCAGTCCATGGAAGCCAGGCTTCGTGAGCATCCACTCAACCGCACCGAACTGTCCCGGCAGGTGAGGGACGACTGCGTAAACGCGGACCAGCCGGTCTCCCGCAACGCGGTGAGTTTTGTCCTGCAAGGCCTGGCCTACGTCAATTTCCCGCTCACCGACGAGGCGACGGCGGAAGGCCTGGCCGCAGCTTGGACCGCGAACGTGGAGGAACTGTGCCGGGTGGCGCTGTTGGAGTTCGACGCCGCCGAAAAGCTCGCCGTGCGCCGCTGGGCCAGCGGCGGATTGCTGGACGCCTGA
- a CDS encoding fumarylacetoacetate hydrolase family protein, which yields MKFAQIGAPGAEQPVLVHGDRHYSLQSITPAINGDFLSNGGPAAAAAALAAGTLPDVSSDAVRYGAPVVRPSAVVCVGLNYAAHAAESGAEPPEHPVIFLKTPNTVGGPDDAVAIPRGSTKTDWEVELGIIIGKRASYLDSPEAARDHIGGFVVVDDLSERDFQLNVSGGQWSKGKSSPGFCPTGPYLVTPDEIDAGKLRLRSWVNGEIRQDSSTADMIFDVETIVWNLSQYMVLEPGDLICTGTPEGVALSGRFPYLKAGDVVEIEIDGLGRQRHEFIA from the coding sequence ATGAAGTTCGCCCAGATTGGCGCCCCGGGCGCCGAACAGCCCGTCCTGGTCCACGGGGACCGGCACTACTCGCTCCAGAGCATCACCCCGGCCATCAACGGTGACTTTCTGTCCAACGGTGGCCCCGCGGCTGCCGCCGCCGCACTGGCCGCAGGCACGCTGCCGGACGTCAGCTCCGACGCCGTACGGTACGGCGCCCCGGTGGTGCGCCCGTCCGCCGTCGTCTGCGTTGGCCTGAACTACGCTGCCCACGCAGCGGAATCAGGTGCCGAGCCGCCTGAGCATCCGGTCATCTTCCTCAAGACACCCAATACGGTGGGCGGGCCTGACGATGCCGTGGCCATCCCCCGGGGATCGACGAAGACTGATTGGGAGGTGGAGCTCGGGATCATCATCGGCAAACGCGCCTCCTACCTGGACTCCCCCGAGGCCGCCCGGGACCACATCGGCGGGTTTGTGGTGGTGGACGATCTCTCCGAGCGCGACTTCCAGCTGAACGTTTCCGGCGGCCAGTGGTCCAAGGGCAAGAGCTCACCGGGGTTCTGCCCCACGGGTCCCTACCTGGTCACCCCCGACGAGATCGACGCCGGCAAGCTGCGGCTGCGCAGCTGGGTCAACGGCGAAATCCGCCAGGATTCCTCCACGGCGGACATGATCTTCGACGTCGAGACCATCGTCTGGAACCTGAGCCAGTACATGGTCCTCGAGCCCGGCGATCTCATCTGCACGGGCACCCCCGAGGGCGTCGCGCTGTCCGGGCGGTTCCCGTACCTGAAGGCCGGCGACGTTGTGGAAATCGAAATTGACGGGCTGGGGCGGCAGCGCCATGAATTCATCGCATGA
- a CDS encoding amino acid ABC transporter permease, with the protein MFRAFDWQDLIPLAKGAWLTIQLCAMSGILGIIFGLILGIARTSPSRIARWISTIYISCVRGIPILVIIFFIFFGIPLLFPGLELDKFASAVIALTCFAAAYVAEIVRGSIEAVPRGQSEAADALGLNYWAKLRYVVMPQARKIMVPPGVGFIIGLVKDSSLVTVTGLVELTHAGNIVTNLTGDPIMTFLTVAAMYFVICYSISLLGRLYEKRTGIQVDPLKLPEPASV; encoded by the coding sequence GTGTTTAGGGCCTTTGATTGGCAGGACCTCATTCCGCTGGCCAAGGGGGCCTGGCTGACCATTCAGCTCTGCGCCATGTCCGGCATTCTCGGCATCATTTTCGGACTGATCCTCGGCATCGCCAGAACGTCCCCCAGCAGGATCGCCCGGTGGATCAGCACCATCTACATCAGCTGCGTACGCGGCATCCCGATTCTGGTCATCATCTTCTTTATCTTCTTCGGGATCCCGCTGCTGTTCCCCGGCCTGGAACTGGACAAGTTCGCCTCGGCCGTCATCGCGCTGACCTGTTTCGCCGCCGCCTATGTGGCAGAAATTGTGCGGGGCAGCATCGAAGCAGTGCCCAGGGGACAAAGCGAAGCGGCGGACGCCCTCGGCCTCAACTACTGGGCGAAACTCCGGTATGTGGTCATGCCGCAGGCCAGGAAGATCATGGTTCCGCCCGGCGTCGGCTTCATCATTGGCCTGGTGAAGGATTCCTCCCTGGTAACGGTGACCGGGCTGGTGGAGCTGACGCACGCGGGCAACATTGTCACCAACCTCACCGGTGACCCCATCATGACGTTCCTGACGGTCGCCGCCATGTACTTCGTCATTTGCTACAGCATCTCCCTGCTGGGGCGCCTGTACGAGAAACGGACCGGCATCCAGGTGGACCCCCTCAAACTTCCCGAGCCCGCGAGCGTTTAG
- a CDS encoding DUF3846 domain-containing protein codes for MNTTYNALIVPAHLTQPVRIATVNTGMPALQKLVAGNIESITSRDWHVYLNDEGYRLPQNDRAEVLIREAGVYLVDTLNGTAVFLGNGSRGDESDAPGHLIRLAEQLFDLPLAA; via the coding sequence ATGAACACCACCTACAACGCCCTGATCGTCCCGGCGCACCTCACCCAACCGGTGCGCATCGCAACCGTGAACACGGGCATGCCGGCACTGCAGAAACTCGTTGCTGGAAACATTGAATCCATCACCAGCAGGGACTGGCATGTGTACTTGAACGACGAGGGCTACCGCCTGCCCCAGAACGACCGGGCCGAAGTGCTCATCCGCGAAGCAGGCGTCTATCTCGTTGACACCCTCAACGGGACGGCAGTGTTCCTCGGGAATGGAAGCCGCGGAGATGAATCCGATGCACCCGGGCACCTCATCCGGCTTGCCGAGCAGCTTTTCGACTTGCCGCTGGCGGCCTGA
- a CDS encoding amino acid ABC transporter permease — translation MALYFGDLLPFSSLLLEGLWTALYITLVAMVAGSALGVFLYLGKVGPGKAVSIFCTCYIEAIRNTPLLVQLYLIYFALPALGINLEPIWAAVIGLTLNNAAYTAEIYRAGFESVPHGLREAGKALGMKNAQIVRYIVLLPATRNVFPALTNQLILLFLASSIGSIISLPELTNAIMSVSNTTYRTIEVLAVGGLLYLCVSALLSLASKRAETTLFRWAVGARV, via the coding sequence ATGGCTTTATATTTCGGAGACCTTCTCCCGTTCAGCTCGCTATTGCTTGAGGGGCTCTGGACAGCTCTGTACATCACGCTCGTGGCCATGGTGGCGGGAAGCGCACTCGGCGTCTTCCTGTACCTGGGGAAGGTCGGGCCCGGAAAAGCAGTCAGCATCTTCTGCACGTGCTACATCGAGGCCATCCGCAACACGCCTCTGCTGGTGCAGCTGTACCTGATCTACTTTGCCCTTCCCGCGCTGGGCATCAACCTCGAACCCATCTGGGCCGCCGTCATTGGTCTGACCCTCAACAACGCGGCATACACTGCGGAAATTTACCGGGCCGGCTTCGAGTCGGTGCCACACGGCCTGCGTGAGGCCGGCAAGGCGCTGGGCATGAAGAACGCCCAGATCGTGCGCTACATCGTCCTGCTGCCGGCCACCCGGAACGTTTTCCCTGCACTGACCAACCAGCTGATTCTGCTGTTCCTGGCTTCGTCGATTGGATCCATCATCTCGCTTCCTGAACTGACCAACGCGATCATGAGCGTCAGCAACACCACGTACCGGACCATCGAGGTGCTCGCAGTGGGCGGGCTGCTCTACCTTTGCGTTTCCGCCCTGCTCTCCCTGGCCTCGAAACGGGCCGAAACGACGCTGTTCCGGTGGGCGGTGGGCGCACGTGTTTAG
- a CDS encoding amidohydrolase family protein → MQTDIINGRPTVQGLSIIDFHLHFRMPHDPLTRSLACGQFGPDGGADTRNGCEEYDAGQAARSAAVARTSAQWRRSWDFADPEPLSADAGWEAEADRWTRELADNGIEHAAFVTAGGDDAMVDLVARGAGTFLGLAAMADPFAPGAAQEFENAVARGLRGLKLFAPLASSRMDDPAAYPVWDVASRNNVPVLIHFGHCGSAGGIAQNAYSNPASLERAAKRYPEVTFVIPHFGIQHVQEVLFLMWACPNVVVDTSGSNQWVRYMAHRLTLEDLFRRFYETMGSERILFGSDSSWFPRGFARRYLVDQLRICWEMGMPAAGLQQIFGGNAARLLKLDGWRPASAGP, encoded by the coding sequence GTGCAAACGGACATCATCAATGGCCGCCCCACCGTCCAGGGGCTTTCCATCATCGACTTCCACCTGCATTTCCGGATGCCCCACGACCCCTTGACCCGCTCCCTGGCCTGCGGCCAGTTCGGGCCGGACGGCGGCGCCGACACCAGAAACGGCTGCGAGGAATACGACGCCGGTCAGGCCGCCCGGTCCGCCGCCGTCGCCCGGACCTCGGCCCAGTGGCGCCGGAGCTGGGACTTTGCCGACCCCGAACCGTTGTCGGCGGATGCCGGCTGGGAGGCGGAAGCGGACCGCTGGACCAGGGAGCTGGCCGACAACGGGATCGAACATGCCGCCTTCGTCACCGCCGGCGGTGACGACGCGATGGTGGACCTGGTTGCCCGCGGCGCCGGAACGTTCCTGGGCCTGGCCGCTATGGCGGACCCGTTCGCGCCGGGAGCTGCCCAGGAGTTCGAAAACGCAGTGGCCCGGGGACTCCGTGGGCTGAAACTGTTCGCGCCCCTTGCTTCGTCGCGGATGGACGATCCGGCGGCATACCCCGTGTGGGACGTCGCGTCCCGCAACAACGTCCCCGTTCTGATCCACTTCGGCCACTGCGGATCGGCGGGCGGCATCGCCCAGAATGCGTACAGCAACCCTGCGAGCCTTGAGCGTGCGGCCAAGAGGTACCCGGAAGTCACGTTTGTGATCCCGCATTTTGGAATCCAGCACGTCCAGGAGGTGCTCTTCCTGATGTGGGCCTGCCCCAACGTGGTGGTGGATACTTCCGGTTCCAACCAGTGGGTCAGGTACATGGCGCATCGGCTGACCCTGGAGGACCTCTTCCGCCGCTTCTACGAAACCATGGGATCCGAACGCATCCTCTTCGGCTCGGACTCGTCGTGGTTCCCGCGCGGTTTCGCGCGGCGGTACCTCGTGGACCAGCTCAGGATCTGCTGGGAAATGGGAATGCCCGCCGCCGGGCTTCAGCAGATCTTCGGCGGAAATGCCGCGCGGCTCCTCAAGCTGGACGGCTGGCGACCCGCCTCAGCCGGGCCCTGA
- a CDS encoding TetR/AcrR family transcriptional regulator gives MTAKQTAAVTRPSRRPAREALLEAAARRFYAHGLTGTGIDTITAEAGVAKKSLYNNFASKADLVTAYLYARHEEWLALYRARLEKAATPQDRVLAVFDAYADHADLAYEHGFRGCGLLNAAAELPAGDPGRAVVRRHKEEVEALLAEHLAELLPDAAGHTAPLAQHLAFLLEGSMVRAGLEGDHRCVLEARRIAATMIGTL, from the coding sequence ATGACGGCGAAGCAGACTGCAGCGGTAACCCGACCCTCCCGGAGGCCTGCCCGGGAAGCGCTCCTCGAGGCGGCCGCCAGGCGTTTCTATGCCCATGGCCTGACCGGGACGGGCATTGACACCATCACGGCCGAGGCCGGCGTGGCCAAGAAGAGCCTCTACAACAATTTCGCGTCAAAGGCCGATCTGGTCACGGCCTACCTGTACGCCCGCCACGAGGAATGGCTCGCACTTTACCGAGCGCGGCTCGAGAAGGCGGCCACTCCACAGGACCGCGTGCTGGCCGTCTTCGATGCCTATGCCGACCACGCCGACCTGGCCTACGAGCATGGCTTCCGCGGCTGCGGGCTGCTCAATGCGGCAGCCGAACTGCCTGCCGGGGACCCCGGACGCGCAGTGGTCCGGCGGCACAAGGAAGAGGTGGAGGCGTTGCTGGCTGAGCACCTGGCCGAGCTTCTGCCGGACGCTGCCGGGCACACCGCTCCCCTTGCGCAGCACTTGGCATTCCTCCTCGAAGGATCCATGGTCCGCGCCGGCCTTGAGGGTGACCACCGCTGCGTCCTGGAGGCACGGCGGATCGCGGCCACTATGATCGGCACCCTGTGA
- a CDS encoding amino acid ABC transporter ATP-binding protein, producing the protein MTVIFVENLNKKFGPNHVLKGVDCHIREREVVCVIGPSGSGKSTFLRCMNGLESITSGSIVINKHRLDDSKTNINLVRQEAGMVFQHFNLFPHLKVIDNVMLAPLKVAKVNRDEARAKAEMLLAKVGLAEKMEAFPGSLSGGQMQRVAIARALAMDPKIMLFDEPTSALDPEIVGEVLTVMKDLANEGMTMVVVTHEMGFAREVADRVLFMDQGLIVEEGSPDEIFSSPRNARTQGFLSKVL; encoded by the coding sequence ATGACTGTGATTTTTGTTGAGAATTTGAATAAGAAGTTCGGCCCGAACCATGTGCTCAAAGGCGTTGACTGCCACATCCGTGAGCGCGAGGTGGTGTGCGTCATCGGCCCCTCGGGTTCAGGCAAGAGCACGTTCCTGAGGTGCATGAACGGCCTGGAGTCGATCACGTCCGGCAGCATCGTGATCAACAAGCACCGGTTGGACGATTCGAAAACGAACATCAACCTGGTCCGGCAGGAAGCGGGAATGGTCTTCCAGCATTTCAACCTGTTCCCGCACCTGAAGGTCATCGACAACGTTATGCTGGCCCCGCTCAAGGTGGCCAAGGTCAACAGGGACGAAGCCCGCGCCAAAGCCGAAATGCTGCTGGCAAAGGTGGGTCTGGCCGAAAAGATGGAGGCCTTCCCGGGGAGCCTGTCCGGCGGTCAGATGCAGCGTGTGGCCATAGCCCGCGCGCTGGCCATGGATCCAAAGATCATGCTCTTCGACGAGCCCACCTCAGCCCTGGACCCGGAAATTGTCGGCGAGGTGCTCACCGTCATGAAGGACCTGGCCAATGAGGGCATGACCATGGTGGTGGTTACCCACGAAATGGGCTTCGCCCGGGAAGTGGCCGACCGGGTGCTGTTTATGGACCAGGGACTGATCGTCGAGGAAGGCTCCCCCGATGAGATCTTCTCCTCGCCGCGGAACGCCAGAACTCAGGGGTTCCTCAGCAAGGTTCTGTAA
- a CDS encoding carbohydrate kinase family protein: MTDGITIIGNTNIDVVVADTRDLPEPGTERVVSSVSLRLGGSAGNFAVRCAGLDFPTTLVSRVGDDTSVMVLEAELRLPSLQARLLRTAGEPSGITIAVEAPGRDRAFISSLGAMASMTPDDITEDMLSSRYVALAGYFLLPGMRGPASAELFGRAGLSGARTVLDTGWPPEGWTPATRQEVLSALALVDIFLPNDDELHGLMDDGNTERAARRLSVTTNTLVAVKMGARGAGLASPDGGWSAQPAARVDVVDSTGAGDGFNAAFLVSAARGAVWPDALASGVGYATEMVATAPERRAAVVLPTATLS, translated from the coding sequence GTGACTGATGGAATCACCATCATCGGGAACACGAATATCGATGTTGTGGTGGCCGACACCCGGGACCTTCCCGAGCCGGGAACCGAGCGCGTGGTGTCCTCGGTCTCCCTCCGGCTGGGCGGCTCGGCGGGAAACTTCGCTGTCCGATGCGCCGGCCTGGACTTCCCCACCACGCTGGTCAGCCGCGTTGGCGACGACACGTCGGTGATGGTCCTGGAAGCTGAACTCCGGCTGCCGTCGCTCCAGGCGCGGCTGCTTCGGACTGCCGGTGAACCCAGCGGCATCACCATTGCCGTGGAGGCTCCTGGACGCGACCGTGCCTTCATTTCCTCCCTGGGCGCCATGGCGTCGATGACTCCTGACGACATCACGGAAGACATGCTTTCCAGCAGGTACGTCGCCCTGGCCGGCTACTTCCTGTTGCCCGGGATGCGCGGCCCCGCGTCGGCGGAACTGTTCGGACGGGCCGGACTTTCGGGCGCGCGGACGGTGTTGGACACCGGCTGGCCACCGGAGGGATGGACCCCGGCCACGCGGCAGGAAGTGCTCAGCGCCCTTGCCCTGGTGGACATCTTCCTGCCCAACGACGACGAACTGCACGGCCTGATGGATGACGGGAACACCGAGCGGGCCGCCCGCCGGTTGTCCGTGACCACGAATACGCTCGTTGCGGTCAAGATGGGCGCCCGCGGCGCTGGCCTGGCCTCCCCTGACGGGGGATGGTCCGCCCAGCCGGCGGCACGCGTTGACGTGGTCGATTCAACGGGGGCGGGGGACGGGTTCAACGCGGCATTCCTCGTGTCAGCGGCACGCGGCGCAGTCTGGCCGGACGCCCTGGCATCCGGGGTCGGCTACGCCACCGAAATGGTGGCCACCGCACCGGAACGCCGGGCCGCCGTCGTACTTCCAACCGCGACACTGAGCTGA
- a CDS encoding transporter substrate-binding domain-containing protein has protein sequence MFKATPKLLLVPAIALALTLGGCSSGGASAGAASATGAVADSHLTQILKTKTIKIAVSADSPGYGVMTSSGEHEGFDIDVANALGASLGAKVEFVTATNESRIPLLQTDKADAVIATFTASDARAQVVDMSEPYAASSTVFMVPAGSPIASYSDLDGKSVATSRGSVGEQILKATFPNAKIAGFNTTADSIQALKSGKVDALIENNAIIGGLVKSDPSAFQVLKGDPIKPALFSIGVKQGDQTWVNYINNFIRNYTISGQNEASLQKWFGLELPPFLAH, from the coding sequence ATGTTCAAAGCAACACCGAAGTTGCTTCTTGTCCCGGCTATCGCGTTGGCCCTCACGCTGGGAGGCTGCTCCTCCGGCGGCGCCTCGGCCGGCGCTGCAAGCGCAACAGGAGCCGTGGCGGACAGCCACCTCACACAGATCCTCAAGACGAAAACGATCAAGATCGCCGTCAGTGCCGACTCTCCGGGATACGGCGTGATGACGTCATCCGGTGAGCACGAGGGCTTCGACATTGACGTCGCGAACGCGCTCGGCGCCTCGCTGGGCGCCAAGGTTGAGTTCGTCACGGCCACGAACGAAAGCCGCATCCCGCTGCTGCAGACCGACAAGGCGGACGCCGTCATTGCCACCTTCACGGCCTCGGACGCGCGCGCCCAGGTGGTGGACATGTCCGAGCCGTACGCCGCCAGCTCCACCGTCTTTATGGTGCCCGCGGGAAGCCCGATCGCCAGCTACTCGGATCTGGACGGGAAATCCGTGGCCACGTCCCGCGGAAGTGTGGGCGAGCAAATCCTCAAGGCCACCTTCCCGAACGCCAAGATCGCCGGCTTCAACACCACGGCCGATTCCATCCAGGCCCTCAAGAGCGGCAAGGTGGACGCGCTGATTGAAAACAACGCGATCATCGGTGGGCTCGTGAAGAGTGATCCGTCCGCATTCCAGGTGCTCAAGGGCGACCCGATCAAGCCGGCGCTGTTCTCCATCGGCGTCAAGCAGGGCGACCAGACGTGGGTTAACTACATCAACAACTTCATCCGGAACTACACCATCTCCGGACAGAACGAGGCCTCCCTGCAGAAGTGGTTCGGGCTGGAACTTCCGCCCTTCCTCGCCCACTAA
- a CDS encoding DMT family transporter: MKTPGFRGTTWGALFVLTASVLWGTTGTAATFAPDVSPLAIGAAAMGFGGLLQAAIAAQPMMAFGAALRSHWRSVALGSLAVATYPLAFYSSMHLAGVAVGTVVSIGSAPLASAVIERIVDKRPFTGRWIAGAVLGVTGAVLLCIADAGHADAAPASGTGWSTPAGIGLGLMAGLTYALYSWAAHRLISTGVPSRAVMGTVFGTGGLLLMPVLVATGAPLVASWQNLAVGAYMALVPMFAGYVLFGWGLARIRASTATTLSLSETVVAAVLAVVVVGERLPALGWAGAAMIAGSLFVLTLPAPRSRAQPAVATEVTHDGGPTSQPQPASVAAPSATPE, encoded by the coding sequence GTGAAGACGCCGGGTTTTCGCGGGACCACGTGGGGTGCGCTGTTTGTGCTCACAGCGTCCGTCCTGTGGGGCACCACCGGGACGGCGGCCACGTTCGCCCCGGATGTGAGTCCGCTGGCGATCGGCGCAGCGGCCATGGGCTTCGGCGGCCTGCTGCAGGCGGCGATTGCGGCGCAGCCCATGATGGCGTTCGGCGCTGCCCTGCGCAGCCACTGGCGCTCGGTGGCCTTGGGTTCGCTGGCCGTCGCCACGTATCCCCTCGCCTTCTACTCGTCCATGCACCTGGCCGGCGTGGCGGTGGGGACGGTCGTGTCCATCGGCTCGGCTCCCTTGGCGTCCGCGGTTATTGAACGCATCGTGGACAAGCGGCCGTTCACGGGCCGTTGGATTGCCGGCGCGGTTCTCGGTGTCACCGGTGCCGTGCTCTTGTGTATCGCCGATGCCGGTCACGCGGATGCAGCTCCTGCATCCGGCACTGGGTGGTCCACACCTGCGGGCATCGGACTGGGGCTCATGGCCGGGCTGACGTACGCTCTCTACTCCTGGGCCGCGCACCGCCTCATTAGCACAGGCGTGCCGTCACGGGCGGTGATGGGCACGGTCTTCGGGACCGGCGGTCTGCTGCTGATGCCTGTACTTGTGGCCACGGGAGCTCCCTTGGTTGCGTCCTGGCAGAACCTTGCGGTGGGTGCGTACATGGCGCTCGTCCCCATGTTCGCCGGGTACGTTCTGTTTGGCTGGGGCCTGGCCCGCATCCGCGCCAGCACGGCCACCACACTGTCCCTCTCCGAGACAGTGGTTGCGGCTGTCCTCGCAGTGGTGGTAGTGGGCGAACGCCTGCCGGCACTCGGCTGGGCCGGCGCCGCGATGATCGCCGGCAGCCTGTTCGTGCTGACACTGCCAGCGCCGAGGAGTCGCGCCCAACCGGCTGTGGCTACCGAGGTGACGCACGACGGCGGCCCCACCTCCCAGCCTCAGCCCGCCTCTGTTGCGGCCCCGTCGGCGACGCCGGAGTAG